A region of Pyxidicoccus parkwaysis DNA encodes the following proteins:
- a CDS encoding SDR family oxidoreductase, whose protein sequence is MMVITGATGRLGRFVVEGLLKKLPANQIAVVARNPDKAKDWASRGVQVRKADYSQPETWAGVFSKGDTVLLISSSEVGQRRKQHQAVVDAAVRAGVRLLAYTSILHADTSRMVLAGEHLDTEKAIRASGLPFVFLRHSWYLENYTEAAKRTLAQGVLRGCAKDGRVAPALRQDYADAAVEVLTGTGHENQVYELAADQGFTLAELAAELSRQSGTSVPYQDLPPAEFSAVLQQAGLPKGYADVLANADEGIARGDLDDTSRTLSRLIGRPTTSLAQALSAMFP, encoded by the coding sequence ATGATGGTCATCACGGGAGCCACGGGACGTTTGGGGCGGTTCGTCGTCGAGGGACTGCTGAAGAAGCTGCCCGCGAACCAAATCGCGGTCGTGGCGCGGAATCCGGACAAGGCGAAGGACTGGGCCTCGAGGGGCGTGCAGGTCCGCAAAGCGGACTACAGCCAGCCGGAGACGTGGGCCGGCGTGTTCTCGAAGGGGGACACCGTCCTGCTCATCTCCTCCAGCGAGGTGGGACAGCGCCGGAAGCAACACCAGGCCGTGGTGGACGCGGCGGTGCGGGCGGGCGTGAGGCTGCTGGCCTATACGAGCATCCTGCACGCGGACACCTCGCGAATGGTGCTCGCGGGAGAGCACCTGGATACGGAGAAGGCCATCCGCGCGTCGGGGCTGCCATTCGTGTTCCTGCGCCACAGCTGGTACCTGGAGAACTACACGGAGGCCGCGAAGCGCACGCTGGCGCAGGGCGTGCTCCGGGGCTGCGCGAAGGACGGCCGTGTCGCGCCGGCCCTGCGCCAGGACTACGCGGACGCCGCAGTCGAGGTGCTCACCGGCACGGGACATGAGAATCAGGTGTACGAGCTGGCAGCAGACCAGGGCTTCACCCTGGCCGAGCTCGCTGCCGAGCTGTCACGCCAGTCCGGAACGAGCGTGCCCTACCAGGACCTGCCGCCCGCGGAGTTCTCCGCCGTGCTCCAGCAGGCGGGGCTCCCCAAGGGCTACGCCGACGTGCTCGCGAACGCGGACGAAGGCATCGCCCGGGGCGACCTCGACGACACGAGCCGCACGCTGAGCCGGCTCATCGGCCGCCCCACCACGTCCCTGGCGCAGGCACTGTCCGCCATGTTCCCGTGA
- the lepB gene encoding signal peptidase I: MAEQSSSSTPRWKRHLSDLALLLFLLVARASFADHYHVPSGSMEPTLAVKDHILVDKRAYGLRVPLTETWLTEREPTRGDVVVFTHPRTGDTMVKRLIGLPGDTVALVHGQLWLNGAPVEQTLARGVRREALPGALHPLSPEEDQGPDFGPLQVPADEYLMLGDHRGNSADSRFWGLVPRAKLLGRAVAVVYSARDGLSGTERLWLPLNPGSDDPRLLEPHGD, from the coding sequence ATGGCTGAGCAGTCTTCCTCCTCCACTCCCCGCTGGAAGCGCCACCTGTCGGACCTCGCCCTGCTGCTCTTCCTGCTGGTGGCGCGCGCCAGCTTCGCGGACCACTACCACGTGCCCTCGGGCTCCATGGAGCCGACGCTGGCGGTGAAGGACCACATCCTCGTGGACAAGCGCGCCTACGGGCTGCGCGTGCCGCTCACCGAGACCTGGCTCACCGAGCGCGAGCCCACGCGCGGCGACGTGGTGGTGTTCACCCACCCGCGCACGGGCGACACGATGGTGAAGCGCCTCATCGGGCTGCCTGGAGACACCGTGGCCCTGGTGCACGGGCAGCTCTGGCTGAACGGTGCTCCGGTGGAGCAGACGCTCGCCCGGGGCGTGCGGCGCGAGGCGCTGCCCGGCGCGCTCCATCCGCTGTCTCCCGAGGAGGACCAGGGCCCGGACTTCGGCCCGCTGCAGGTTCCCGCGGACGAGTACCTCATGCTGGGCGACCACCGGGGCAACTCCGCGGACAGCCGCTTCTGGGGCCTCGTGCCGCGCGCGAAGCTGCTCGGGCGCGCGGTGGCGGTGGTGTACAGCGCACGCGACGGGCTCTCCGGCACCGAGCGGCTGTGGCTGCCGCTCAATCCGGGCAGCGACGACCCCCGGTTGCTGGAGCCGCACGGGGACTGA
- a CDS encoding GFA family protein: protein MILATCHCGRVSLEVQSEPTEVTECNCSICRRYGVLWAYYSPRQVHVRTEGAAQDTYQWGEQTIAFHRCAHCGCVSHWASLDPARDRMGVNARLMPLELLSKVRVRHLDRAGIQVAPR from the coding sequence ATGATTCTCGCCACATGTCACTGCGGTCGCGTCTCGCTCGAGGTGCAGTCCGAGCCGACCGAAGTCACCGAATGCAACTGCTCCATCTGCCGCCGCTACGGCGTGCTGTGGGCGTACTACTCGCCTCGACAGGTCCACGTGCGTACGGAAGGAGCGGCCCAGGACACATACCAGTGGGGCGAGCAGACGATTGCCTTCCATCGCTGCGCCCACTGCGGCTGTGTCTCACATTGGGCCTCGCTCGACCCGGCGCGAGACAGGATGGGCGTCAACGCCCGACTCATGCCACTCGAGCTTCTCTCGAAGGTGCGCGTGCGGCACCTCGACCGCGCTGGGATACAGGTCGCTCCCCGCTGA
- a CDS encoding SH3 domain-containing protein, with protein MNSLTYPSSTQPCATMRRAPARSWRTRALSLAVMGAASLTACAAPSALSVSPAGVPAFSEDMLSPEFWIRRAPSPDAVLLNASQVAAKRERAFGPDGGLVDLRRIPATLTRAQVSEWVREAQQTPIKAAIDEHGQPVTEAMLDELRRNAAVEHIAETSAARYGLSVRRTAMRSLPSDRQFFPAEELRDYESLQAGILFPGEPVVIAHQSADQQWLLVLTTQAPAWVHRGDIAEGSADAVFSYVAKAPGRVVTGDQVRTVFTPEAPEVSELALDMGIALPRADVALGEPVNGASSYASWPVLLPVRGQDGALAFSSALLRRTADTAPGYLPLTRANILRQAFKFLGERYGWGHQFNGRDCSGLTSEVYRSMGLFLAPNSGMQGRSAALNHQLFTAQDSHDERVRALAQAEVGDLVVVPGHVLMIIGHVNGEPYVIQDVPYAVFKDPATLQLRKTKLNQVSVTPLLPLYADDKTLYVDAMTSLVHVTRP; from the coding sequence ATGAACAGCCTGACCTACCCATCCTCCACCCAGCCATGTGCAACGATGCGTCGGGCACCCGCTCGCTCATGGCGCACGCGGGCGCTCTCGCTCGCGGTGATGGGCGCCGCCAGCCTTACTGCCTGCGCGGCTCCGTCCGCGCTCTCCGTGTCGCCGGCGGGCGTGCCGGCGTTCAGCGAAGACATGCTGTCGCCCGAGTTCTGGATTCGCCGCGCGCCGTCTCCCGATGCGGTGCTGCTCAATGCCAGCCAGGTGGCGGCGAAGCGCGAGCGCGCGTTCGGTCCGGATGGAGGCCTGGTCGACCTGAGGCGCATTCCGGCCACGCTGACGCGGGCGCAGGTCTCCGAGTGGGTCAGGGAGGCTCAGCAGACGCCCATCAAGGCGGCCATCGACGAACACGGCCAGCCGGTGACGGAGGCGATGCTCGACGAGCTGCGCCGGAACGCCGCGGTCGAGCACATCGCCGAAACCTCCGCCGCGCGTTACGGACTCAGTGTGCGGCGCACAGCCATGCGGTCGCTGCCTTCCGACCGACAGTTCTTCCCGGCGGAGGAGCTTCGCGACTACGAGAGCCTGCAGGCCGGCATCCTGTTCCCGGGCGAGCCCGTCGTCATCGCGCATCAGAGCGCGGACCAGCAATGGCTGCTCGTCCTGACGACCCAGGCGCCCGCCTGGGTCCATCGCGGCGATATCGCGGAAGGCTCGGCGGACGCGGTGTTCTCGTACGTGGCGAAGGCGCCCGGGCGCGTCGTCACGGGAGACCAAGTGCGCACCGTCTTCACTCCGGAAGCACCAGAGGTGTCCGAGCTCGCGCTCGACATGGGAATCGCACTACCGCGGGCCGACGTGGCGCTGGGGGAGCCAGTCAACGGCGCCAGCAGCTATGCGTCGTGGCCGGTGCTGTTGCCGGTGCGAGGGCAGGACGGTGCGCTGGCGTTCAGCAGCGCGCTCTTGCGACGTACCGCCGACACCGCGCCGGGCTATCTGCCGCTGACCCGGGCCAACATCCTCCGCCAGGCGTTCAAGTTCCTCGGCGAACGCTATGGCTGGGGGCACCAGTTCAATGGGCGCGACTGCAGTGGCCTGACCAGCGAGGTGTACCGCAGCATGGGGCTGTTCCTGGCGCCGAACTCCGGGATGCAAGGGAGGAGCGCGGCGCTGAATCACCAGCTCTTCACGGCGCAGGACTCGCACGATGAGCGGGTGCGCGCACTGGCGCAGGCCGAGGTGGGCGACCTCGTCGTCGTGCCCGGTCACGTGCTGATGATCATCGGCCACGTGAACGGCGAGCCCTATGTCATCCAGGATGTTCCGTACGCCGTGTTCAAGGACCCGGCCACCCTGCAGCTCCGCAAGACGAAGCTGAACCAGGTGTCGGTCACTCCGCTGCTGCCGTTGTACGCCGACGACAAGACCCTGTACGTGGACGCGATGACGAGCCTCGTGCACGTGACGCGGCCATAG
- a CDS encoding FAD-binding dehydrogenase, whose product MGQEADVIIVGGGLAGLVAATELAEAGKRVTVLDQEGEQSLGGQAFWSFGGLFLVDSPEQRRMGIKDSHALALEDWMGTAAFDREEDHWPRKWAEAFVGFAASEMRPWLYQMGMRWFPVVGWAERGGYGAVGHGNSVPRFHVTWGTGPGVLAPFVRRAQAAREKGTLTFLFRHRVDELLVQAGAVVGVRGMRLVPSDVPRGVSSPRETVGDFELRASAVVVTSGGIGGNHELVRKSWPSRLGPAPKFMVQGVPAHVDGRMIAITEAAGARVINRDRMWHYTEGLRNWNPIWPQHGIRILPGPSSLWLDATGKRLPPPLFPGFDTLGTLEHILKTGHEHSWFVLNQRIIKKEFALSGSEQNPDLTNKDWRGVLNRAVGKKAMGPVEAFKSHGVDFFVADNLRALVDGMNTKTEKPLLDYATVEREVLARDRQLDNPFGKDLQIAAIRQARAYRGDQLVRTAKLHRILDPEAGPLIGVKLNILTRKTLGGFETDLSGRVFGTNGQVVPGLYAAGEVAGFGGGGVHGYRALEGTFLGGCIFSGRAAGRALAGTV is encoded by the coding sequence ATGGGACAGGAAGCGGACGTCATCATCGTGGGCGGTGGGTTGGCGGGGCTCGTCGCCGCGACGGAGCTCGCGGAGGCGGGCAAGCGCGTCACGGTATTGGACCAGGAAGGAGAGCAGAGCCTGGGTGGACAGGCCTTCTGGTCCTTCGGCGGGCTGTTCCTCGTGGACTCGCCCGAGCAGCGGCGCATGGGCATCAAGGACTCGCATGCGCTCGCGCTCGAGGACTGGATGGGCACGGCGGCTTTCGACCGCGAGGAGGACCACTGGCCGCGGAAGTGGGCGGAGGCCTTCGTCGGGTTCGCCGCCAGCGAGATGCGGCCCTGGCTCTACCAGATGGGGATGCGCTGGTTTCCCGTGGTGGGCTGGGCCGAGCGAGGAGGCTACGGAGCCGTGGGCCACGGGAACTCGGTGCCCCGCTTCCACGTGACGTGGGGCACGGGGCCGGGGGTGCTCGCGCCCTTCGTGCGGCGGGCCCAGGCGGCGCGCGAGAAGGGAACGCTCACGTTCCTGTTCCGGCACCGGGTGGATGAGCTGCTCGTCCAGGCGGGCGCGGTGGTGGGCGTGCGGGGGATGCGGCTGGTGCCCTCGGACGTGCCGCGCGGCGTGAGCAGCCCGCGCGAGACGGTGGGAGACTTCGAGCTGCGGGCCTCGGCGGTCGTCGTCACGTCGGGAGGCATTGGCGGCAATCATGAGCTGGTGCGCAAGAGCTGGCCTTCGCGACTGGGCCCGGCGCCGAAGTTCATGGTCCAGGGCGTTCCCGCACACGTGGACGGGCGGATGATTGCCATCACCGAGGCGGCGGGCGCGCGGGTCATCAACCGGGACCGGATGTGGCATTACACGGAGGGGCTCCGGAACTGGAATCCCATCTGGCCGCAGCACGGCATCCGCATCCTGCCCGGGCCCAGCTCGCTGTGGCTGGATGCGACGGGCAAGCGACTGCCGCCTCCGCTGTTCCCGGGCTTCGACACGCTGGGAACGCTCGAGCACATCCTGAAGACGGGACATGAGCACTCGTGGTTCGTGCTGAATCAGCGAATCATCAAGAAGGAGTTCGCGCTCTCGGGCTCCGAGCAGAACCCGGACCTGACGAACAAGGACTGGCGAGGCGTGCTCAACCGCGCGGTGGGCAAGAAGGCCATGGGGCCGGTGGAGGCCTTCAAGTCCCACGGGGTGGACTTCTTCGTGGCGGACAACCTGCGGGCGCTGGTGGATGGGATGAACACGAAGACGGAGAAGCCGCTGCTGGACTACGCGACGGTGGAGCGGGAGGTGCTGGCGCGAGACAGGCAGCTGGACAATCCCTTCGGCAAGGACCTCCAGATTGCGGCCATCCGTCAGGCGCGCGCGTACCGGGGAGACCAGCTGGTGCGCACGGCGAAGCTCCACCGCATCCTCGACCCGGAGGCGGGGCCGCTCATCGGCGTGAAGCTGAACATCCTGACGCGCAAGACGCTGGGCGGGTTCGAGACGGACTTGTCGGGCCGGGTGTTCGGGACGAATGGACAGGTCGTTCCCGGCCTCTACGCGGCCGGCGAGGTGGCGGGGTTCGGCGGTGGCGGAGTGCATGGCTACCGGGCGCTGGAGGGCACCTTCCTCGGAGGGTGCATCTTCTCTGGCCGCGCGGCGGGCAGGGCGCTGGCGGGGACGGTGTAA
- a CDS encoding VOC family protein, which yields MSVTTVGSSSETRASSVDLKLEAVVIPVSDLDRAKQFYSGLGWRLDADFSKGSARVLQFTPPGSPCSFQFGTHLTSGSAQTLLLVVSDIEAARNDLVGRGVHVSEVFHYSEAPGPFGDKVRGPAPDHQSYGSYASFRDPDGNTWLLQEITNRLPGRVDRAQMSFSSARDLASALRRASAAHGEHEKRIGKADANWPDWYAQYMTAEESGEGLPS from the coding sequence ATGAGTGTCACCACCGTCGGTAGTTCCAGCGAGACCCGCGCCTCCAGCGTCGACCTGAAGCTCGAGGCGGTCGTCATTCCGGTCTCGGATCTCGACCGCGCGAAGCAGTTCTATTCGGGGCTCGGGTGGCGGCTCGACGCGGACTTCAGCAAGGGCAGTGCTCGCGTGCTCCAGTTCACCCCTCCGGGCTCCCCGTGCTCGTTCCAGTTCGGCACCCACCTCACGTCCGGCTCGGCCCAGACCCTGTTGCTGGTCGTCTCCGACATCGAGGCTGCGCGCAACGACCTGGTGGGGCGCGGCGTCCACGTGAGCGAGGTGTTCCACTACTCCGAAGCCCCGGGGCCCTTCGGGGACAAGGTCCGTGGCCCCGCGCCAGACCACCAAAGCTATGGCTCGTACGCGTCGTTCCGCGACCCGGACGGCAACACGTGGCTCTTGCAGGAAATCACGAACCGGCTTCCCGGGCGGGTGGACCGCGCCCAGATGTCGTTCAGCTCCGCCAGGGACCTGGCGAGCGCGCTCCGGCGCGCATCGGCCGCCCACGGCGAGCACGAGAAGCGCATCGGCAAGGCCGACGCGAACTGGCCCGACTGGTACGCGCAATACATGACGGCGGAGGAGTCCGGAGAGGGACTGCCGTCGTAA
- a CDS encoding 2-dehydropantoate 2-reductase: MAWSPEICVFGAGSIGCYVGGRLAAAGAAVRFIGRERVVAEVREHGLRLTDWRGADLNVPASDVHISTGHEALASADLVLVTVKSAATEEAGRALAAGLKPGASVISFQNGLHRADVLRGLLPGRAVLQGMVPFNVAAQGQGHFHAGTEGTLEVEQHAVLAPFLDAFTRAGLPLKQHADIVAVQWAKLLLNLNNAVNALSDLPLKEELSQRAWRRCLALAQSEALAVLKLAGVKPAKLTPLPPGWIPTLLGAPDAVFRSLAKKMLAIDPKARSSMWDDLHAGRKTEVDYLNGEVVRLAHQRGLSAPVNSRLVELIHEAESGKRRVWTGDALLADLKQAELEDGP, from the coding sequence ATGGCCTGGTCCCCTGAAATCTGTGTCTTCGGCGCGGGCAGCATCGGGTGTTACGTCGGTGGCCGGCTCGCGGCGGCGGGCGCGGCGGTGCGTTTCATTGGCCGGGAGCGCGTGGTGGCGGAGGTTCGCGAGCACGGCCTGCGCCTGACGGACTGGCGGGGCGCGGACCTGAACGTGCCGGCTTCCGACGTGCATATCTCCACGGGGCACGAGGCGCTGGCCTCGGCGGACCTGGTGCTCGTCACGGTGAAGTCCGCGGCGACGGAGGAGGCGGGGCGCGCGCTCGCGGCGGGGCTCAAACCCGGCGCCAGCGTCATCAGCTTCCAGAACGGCCTGCACCGCGCGGACGTGCTGCGCGGCCTGCTGCCGGGGCGCGCGGTGCTGCAGGGCATGGTGCCCTTCAACGTCGCGGCGCAGGGCCAGGGCCATTTCCACGCGGGCACCGAGGGCACGCTGGAGGTGGAGCAGCACGCGGTGCTCGCGCCCTTCCTGGACGCCTTCACGCGGGCGGGGCTCCCGTTGAAGCAGCACGCGGACATCGTCGCGGTGCAGTGGGCGAAGCTGCTGCTCAACCTCAACAACGCTGTCAACGCGCTGTCGGACCTGCCGCTGAAGGAGGAATTGTCCCAGCGCGCGTGGCGCCGGTGCCTGGCGCTGGCACAGAGCGAGGCGCTGGCGGTGTTGAAGCTCGCCGGGGTGAAACCCGCGAAGCTGACGCCGCTGCCGCCGGGTTGGATTCCCACGCTGCTGGGGGCGCCGGACGCGGTGTTCCGAAGTCTCGCGAAGAAGATGCTTGCCATCGACCCGAAGGCGCGCTCGTCCATGTGGGACGACCTGCACGCGGGCCGGAAGACGGAGGTGGACTACCTCAACGGCGAGGTCGTCCGGCTCGCCCACCAGCGCGGGCTGTCCGCGCCGGTCAACTCACGCCTCGTGGAGCTGATCCACGAGGCGGAAAGCGGCAAGCGCCGCGTATGGACCGGGGACGCGCTGCTCGCGGACCTGAAGCAGGCGGAGCTCGAGGACGGGCCTTGA
- a CDS encoding heparin lyase I family protein, translated as MQDTDFGVEHQDPGERTAAEQTPASWDGQAAMPRQHAQGVIWRGFDSPDLGNWDNYQVQDDETGGNIQNRSPLAAKRMVVKPVEDLTHRHYAELYNFYVHVTVNPCHTGVSRSELIHRPARGTAEGTQYYYRWSTWFPRDLNRHIDFPMGPGIGGVWQVITQWHQASDSGSPPLALSAKSNKNKQDEPYIGLELSSRSEPVVWKTPLIYNAWHNFVLFVRYSNSVSDAPGKGGKVKLWYSMDMALPQPVTPFLSVKTTAAPDVTKGPYLKHGLYRSKDYYGPLVSHIVHCGIVEGDSLDAVLTP; from the coding sequence ATGCAAGACACCGACTTTGGGGTGGAGCACCAGGACCCCGGAGAGAGGACCGCCGCGGAGCAGACGCCTGCGTCATGGGATGGGCAAGCAGCGATGCCGCGTCAGCATGCTCAAGGCGTCATCTGGCGAGGCTTCGACTCGCCCGACCTCGGCAACTGGGACAACTATCAGGTCCAGGACGATGAGACGGGCGGCAACATCCAGAACAGGTCGCCGCTGGCCGCCAAACGCATGGTGGTCAAGCCCGTCGAGGACCTGACGCACCGACACTACGCCGAGCTGTACAACTTCTATGTCCATGTCACGGTGAACCCGTGCCACACAGGGGTTAGCCGGAGCGAGCTCATCCACCGCCCCGCGCGGGGCACGGCCGAGGGTACTCAATACTACTACCGCTGGAGCACATGGTTCCCCAGGGACCTCAATAGGCACATCGACTTTCCCATGGGGCCGGGCATCGGCGGCGTCTGGCAGGTCATCACGCAATGGCACCAGGCGAGCGACAGCGGAAGCCCGCCCCTCGCCTTGTCCGCCAAGAGCAACAAGAACAAGCAAGATGAGCCCTACATCGGGCTTGAGCTCTCCAGCAGGAGCGAGCCTGTCGTCTGGAAGACCCCGCTCATCTACAACGCGTGGCACAACTTCGTGCTCTTCGTGAGGTATTCGAACAGCGTCTCAGACGCCCCTGGCAAGGGCGGCAAGGTCAAGCTCTGGTACAGCATGGACATGGCCCTGCCCCAGCCGGTAACCCCGTTCTTGTCGGTGAAGACGACGGCTGCCCCTGACGTCACCAAGGGGCCCTACCTGAAGCACGGGCTCTACCGGAGCAAGGATTATTATGGCCCGCTGGTCAGCCACATCGTCCATTGCGGAATTGTGGAAGGCGACAGCCTCGACGCGGTCCTCACGCCGTAG
- a CDS encoding M4 family metallopeptidase, whose protein sequence is MNLSHPLLRSFCAACLAFVFTACSSAGEQGETGDSPTRASHEDGAGIQQALSAMNGVSVLSSHRDGTPDFIKGTLGRASGSARGLTAADAKATVHASLESIAPVYGLAAEDLVFRRMSVDENGHQHLRFSQWKDGLPVIDGELVLHVDRAGVVYAANGSARDTRSPGLARVQPRLSAQDAATVALDATAALTREGRTERLVYVRDANDQLVLAHEVRVTGLLAAGVPMNDLVYVKASDGGVVRRSPRIFNALNRDVYSANNGSSLPGTLARVEGEEAVSDPVVNACYDTLGTFYDCLHTLFGRDSYDSVGATLTCSTHYLTTYVGAFWNGTQLVCGDGDGTSSTPLCNDPDIVAHELAHAVTIAESDLAYSGESGGLNESFSDVIAATCESWTRGFVLPDADVWKIGEDVWTPGTAGDAVRYMNDPVLGGGSVDYYPNYSPNMDVHFSSGIPNLAFSLLSTGGTHPRGRTSVVVPGIGVEKAARIFYKANADIWTASTTFAQAKTYTEQAAQQLGYDPATVDAVSAAWQAVGVGVSIPPPTPIPLTNGVAVTGLAGSMGGSTYYKLTVPPNQTSLVFTTSGGTGDVDLYVKFGSVPTTSSYDCRPFVSGNNETCTINNPAAGDWYVMLDGYSAYSGVSLTGTYRGVIIEDNFLLNGVASAPYSGARNAWYCKMLNVPAGRSVVTFNQVGVSGTTGDADLYVRFGSTPTLSLYNCRPNLAGSTEKCTINNPAAGTWFVCSYGYTAYTNVTMKGTY, encoded by the coding sequence GTGAACTTGAGCCATCCGCTTCTGAGGTCGTTTTGTGCGGCGTGCCTGGCGTTTGTCTTCACCGCGTGCAGCTCCGCCGGAGAGCAGGGCGAGACCGGGGACTCACCGACGCGCGCGAGTCATGAGGACGGCGCGGGCATCCAGCAGGCGCTGAGCGCGATGAATGGGGTCTCCGTCCTGTCCAGTCACCGGGATGGGACGCCTGACTTCATCAAGGGCACCCTGGGCAGGGCCTCGGGGTCGGCGCGGGGGCTGACGGCGGCGGACGCGAAGGCCACCGTGCATGCCTCGCTGGAGAGCATTGCTCCGGTCTACGGGCTTGCCGCGGAGGACCTGGTCTTCAGGCGGATGTCCGTGGATGAGAACGGGCACCAGCACCTGCGCTTCAGCCAGTGGAAGGATGGGCTGCCCGTCATCGACGGTGAGCTCGTCCTCCACGTGGACCGGGCCGGTGTCGTCTACGCGGCCAACGGCTCCGCGCGCGACACTCGAAGCCCGGGCCTCGCGCGAGTCCAGCCGCGGCTCTCCGCGCAGGACGCCGCCACGGTAGCGCTCGACGCGACCGCCGCGCTCACCCGGGAGGGCAGGACGGAGCGCCTGGTGTACGTGCGCGACGCCAATGACCAGCTCGTCCTGGCTCACGAGGTGCGGGTGACGGGCCTGCTGGCCGCAGGCGTTCCGATGAATGACCTGGTGTACGTGAAGGCCAGTGACGGTGGGGTGGTGCGAAGGTCTCCGCGAATCTTCAACGCGCTGAACCGCGACGTGTACAGCGCCAACAATGGCAGCAGCCTTCCGGGCACACTCGCGCGCGTCGAGGGCGAGGAGGCCGTCAGCGACCCCGTGGTGAACGCCTGCTACGACACGCTGGGGACCTTCTACGATTGCTTGCACACGCTCTTCGGCCGCGACTCCTACGACAGTGTCGGCGCGACGCTGACGTGCTCGACCCACTACCTCACCACCTATGTCGGCGCGTTCTGGAACGGCACCCAGTTGGTGTGCGGCGATGGCGACGGCACGAGCTCCACTCCGCTGTGCAATGACCCGGATATCGTCGCGCACGAGCTCGCCCACGCGGTGACCATCGCCGAGTCCGACCTCGCCTACTCGGGCGAGTCCGGCGGCCTCAACGAGAGCTTCTCGGATGTCATTGCCGCCACGTGCGAGAGCTGGACTCGAGGCTTCGTGCTGCCGGACGCGGATGTCTGGAAGATTGGCGAGGACGTCTGGACGCCTGGCACCGCGGGTGATGCGGTTCGCTACATGAATGACCCGGTTCTGGGGGGCGGGTCGGTTGACTACTACCCGAACTACAGCCCGAACATGGACGTGCACTTCAGCTCTGGCATCCCCAACCTGGCGTTCTCGCTGCTGTCCACGGGTGGCACGCACCCGCGTGGCCGGACGAGCGTGGTGGTGCCAGGCATCGGCGTCGAGAAGGCGGCGCGCATCTTCTACAAGGCGAACGCCGACATCTGGACCGCCTCCACGACCTTCGCGCAGGCGAAGACGTACACGGAGCAGGCCGCCCAGCAGCTCGGCTATGACCCGGCCACCGTGGATGCGGTGAGCGCGGCGTGGCAGGCCGTGGGCGTCGGGGTGAGCATCCCGCCGCCGACGCCCATTCCGCTGACCAACGGTGTGGCGGTGACGGGGCTGGCTGGGAGCATGGGCGGCTCCACGTATTACAAGCTCACCGTTCCGCCCAACCAGACGAGCCTCGTCTTCACCACCAGCGGTGGCACGGGTGACGTGGACCTCTACGTGAAGTTCGGTTCGGTTCCGACCACCAGCAGCTATGACTGCCGGCCCTTCGTGTCCGGCAATAACGAGACTTGCACCATCAACAACCCTGCCGCGGGCGACTGGTATGTGATGCTGGATGGCTATTCCGCCTACTCGGGCGTGTCGCTCACGGGCACCTACCGCGGAGTCATCATCGAAGATAATTTCCTGCTCAACGGCGTGGCCTCGGCGCCATACAGCGGTGCCAGGAATGCATGGTACTGCAAAATGCTCAACGTGCCCGCGGGAAGGAGCGTCGTGACGTTCAACCAGGTGGGGGTCTCTGGCACGACGGGAGACGCGGACCTGTACGTCCGCTTCGGCTCGACGCCGACGCTCAGCCTCTACAACTGCCGTCCCAACCTGGCGGGCAGTACCGAGAAGTGCACCATCAACAACCCGGCAGCGGGCACCTGGTTTGTCTGCTCATACGGCTACACCGCCTATACGAACGTCACGATGAAGGGCACCTACTGA
- a CDS encoding gliding motility protein GldB-related protein produces MTEDIERFWEAFDAAGPDVRPEAFQERYLARASPGLRDFIRLRIGSADKLAETVRGHHGYYASVRASTLRVRELEPQIREAFARLRALYPEATFPDVYFTVGRLNSGGTTSERGLLIGVEMYGLTDDAPRGELNAWLSAVLRPVEELPHLVAHELIHFQQPPDHERMNLLEQSLREGSADFLAELISGRDINEHVHAWAEPREAELWREFRERMHSEDVRGWLYDGDASSGRPADLGYWMGYKIARAYYERAADKRQAVHDILTATDADAFLAASGYAPR; encoded by the coding sequence GTGACGGAGGACATCGAGCGGTTCTGGGAGGCATTCGACGCAGCGGGTCCTGACGTCCGCCCGGAGGCATTCCAGGAGCGCTACCTCGCGCGGGCGTCGCCGGGCCTGAGGGACTTCATCAGACTGCGCATCGGGAGCGCGGACAAGCTCGCCGAGACGGTGCGCGGACACCACGGCTACTACGCCTCGGTCCGCGCGAGCACGCTGCGCGTCCGGGAGCTCGAGCCGCAAATCCGGGAGGCCTTCGCCAGGCTCCGCGCGCTCTACCCGGAGGCCACGTTCCCGGACGTGTACTTCACCGTCGGCCGGCTCAACTCGGGAGGTACTACCTCGGAGCGGGGGCTCCTCATCGGCGTGGAGATGTACGGGCTGACGGACGATGCGCCCCGGGGAGAGCTGAATGCCTGGCTGAGCGCGGTGCTGCGGCCGGTGGAGGAGCTCCCGCACCTCGTGGCCCACGAGCTCATCCACTTCCAGCAGCCCCCCGACCACGAGCGGATGAACCTGCTCGAGCAGTCACTCCGGGAGGGGAGCGCGGACTTCCTCGCGGAGCTCATCTCCGGCAGGGACATCAACGAGCACGTCCATGCCTGGGCGGAGCCGCGCGAGGCTGAGCTGTGGCGGGAGTTCCGCGAGCGGATGCACTCCGAGGACGTGAGGGGATGGCTCTACGACGGCGACGCGAGCTCCGGCCGGCCCGCCGACCTCGGGTACTGGATGGGCTACAAGATTGCCCGCGCCTACTACGAGCGCGCCGCGGACAAGCGCCAGGCCGTCCATGACATCCTCACGGCCACGGATGCCGACGCGTTCCTCGCGGCGAGCGGTTACGCGCCACGGTGA